The proteins below are encoded in one region of Mycobacterium shinjukuense:
- a CDS encoding LppX_LprAFG lipoprotein, which translates to MQGMHSHRRGFAVLAALGIATALIAGCSSGSKPSGGPLPDAATLVKQATEQTKGVKSAHLVLTVNGKIPGLSMKTLTGDLTTNPTAATGNVKLTLGGSDIDANFVVFDGNLYATLTPNKWSDFGPAADIYDPSQILNPDVGLANVLANFNDAKAEGRDTINGQSTIRVSGKVSAEAVNKIAPPFGATEPVPGTVWIQEAADHQLAQAKLERGSGNSVQMTLSKWGEQVNVTKPPVS; encoded by the coding sequence ATGCAGGGTATGCACTCCCACCGCCGTGGATTCGCCGTCCTCGCCGCCCTGGGCATCGCGACCGCCCTGATCGCCGGCTGCTCGTCGGGCTCAAAGCCGAGCGGCGGACCGCTGCCCGACGCGGCGACGCTGGTCAAGCAGGCCACCGAGCAGACCAAGGGGGTCAAAAGCGCCCACCTGGTGCTGACGGTGAACGGCAAAATCCCGGGCTTGTCCATGAAGACCCTGACCGGCGATCTCACCACCAACCCGACGGCCGCGACGGGAAACGTCAAGCTCACGTTGGGAGGGTCTGACATCGATGCCAACTTCGTGGTCTTCGACGGCAACCTGTATGCCACCCTTACCCCGAACAAATGGAGCGACTTCGGGCCGGCCGCCGACATCTACGATCCCTCGCAGATCCTGAACCCCGACGTCGGCCTGGCCAACGTGCTGGCGAACTTCAACGACGCCAAAGCCGAAGGCCGCGACACCATCAACGGGCAGAGCACCATCCGGGTCAGCGGAAAGGTTTCGGCCGAGGCGGTGAACAAGATTGCGCCGCCGTTTGGCGCAACGGAGCCGGTTCCGGGCACCGTCTGGATCCAGGAGGCCGCCGATCACCAGCTGGCACAGGCCAAGCTGGAGCGGGGCTCGGGCAATTCCGTGCAGATGACCTTGTCGAAGTGGGGCGAGCAGGTGAACGTCACCAAGCCCCCGGTGAGCTGA
- the ribH gene encoding 6,7-dimethyl-8-ribityllumazine synthase: MSGGAGVPDVAARDASGVRLGIVASTWHDKICDALLAGARKVAAEWGIDNPTVVRVLGAIEIPVVAQELARDHDAVVALGVVIRGETPHFDYVCDAVTQGLTRVSLDASTPVANGVLTTNTEEQALARAGLPTSAEDKGAQATAAALTTALTLRDLRARP, translated from the coding sequence ATGAGCGGTGGCGCCGGTGTGCCGGATGTCGCCGCGCGTGATGCGTCCGGGGTGCGGCTCGGCATTGTCGCGAGCACCTGGCACGACAAGATATGCGACGCGCTGCTGGCCGGTGCCCGCAAGGTGGCCGCCGAGTGGGGCATCGACAATCCGACCGTGGTCCGGGTGCTCGGTGCGATCGAGATTCCGGTGGTGGCGCAGGAGCTGGCCCGCGACCATGATGCCGTCGTCGCTCTCGGTGTCGTGATCCGTGGTGAGACACCACATTTCGACTATGTCTGCGATGCGGTAACCCAGGGCCTGACCCGGGTCTCGCTGGACGCTTCGACGCCGGTCGCCAATGGCGTGCTGACCACTAACACCGAGGAGCAGGCGCTGGCCCGGGCCGGCCTCCCGACGTCGGCGGAGGACAAGGGTGCCCAGGCGACCGCGGCGGCCCTGACCACCGCGCTGACCTTGCGCGATCTGCGTGCGCGGCCATGA
- a CDS encoding Rv1419 family lectin produces the protein MQETRLMAGARRALVIAGAVLGVAVLNVGVARADGPVQLRSRLGDVCLDAPSGSWFTPVVINPCNGSDFQRWNLTAARQLESVAFPGECLNVPGESWWAHLQPCVDWISQHWNIQPNGQVTNDLGGCLAVLGGANPGTWVSTRWCNADAPDQQWDSVP, from the coding sequence ATGCAGGAGACGCGGTTGATGGCCGGTGCGCGCCGGGCCCTTGTCATAGCCGGCGCGGTGTTAGGCGTCGCGGTGCTCAACGTTGGCGTGGCAAGAGCCGACGGCCCGGTCCAGTTGAGAAGCCGATTAGGCGATGTCTGTCTGGACGCCCCGAGCGGCAGCTGGTTTACCCCGGTGGTGATCAACCCCTGCAACGGGTCGGACTTCCAGCGGTGGAATCTCACCGCTGCCCGGCAGCTGGAGAGCGTGGCCTTCCCCGGGGAGTGCCTGAACGTACCGGGGGAGAGTTGGTGGGCGCACCTGCAGCCCTGTGTCGATTGGATCAGCCAGCACTGGAATATCCAGCCCAACGGCCAGGTCACGAATGACCTCGGTGGCTGCCTCGCCGTTCTCGGCGGTGCGAACCCTGGGACTTGGGTGTCCACCCGCTGGTGCAATGCCGATGCACCCGACCAACAGTGGGATAGCGTTCCGTGA
- a CDS encoding MFS transporter, with protein sequence MRAGRRVAIGAGSLAVLLGALDTYVVVTIMRDIMNDVGIPINQLQRITWIVTMYLLGYIAAMPLLGRASDRFGRKLLLQVSLALFLIGSVVTALAGDFGSFHVLIAGRTVQGVASGALLPVTLALGADLWSQRTRAGVLGGIGAAQELGSVLGPLYGIFIVWLLHEWQYVFWINVPLTLVAMAMIHFSLPAHDRSAQPEKVDLVGGVLLAIALGLAVIGLYNPSPDGKQVLPDYGPPLLVGAAVAAAAFFVWERVARTRLIEPAGVQFRPFLSALGASVAAGAALMVTLVNVELFGQGVLQMDQGQAAGMLLWFLIALPIGAVAGGWIATRAGDRAVTCIGLLIAAGGYWLISSWPVDLLAHRHHILGLFTVPAMRTDLLVAGVGLGLVIGPLSSATLRVVPAAQHGIASAAVVVARMTGMLIGVAALSAWGLYRFNQILAGLSAAIPPNATLLERAAAIGAQYQKAYALMYGEIFTITAIVCVFGAALGLLISGRKEHAEEPQIRERQPVAPPARAATEPPG encoded by the coding sequence ATGCGGGCGGGGCGCCGAGTCGCGATCGGCGCGGGCAGTCTCGCGGTGCTGCTGGGCGCGCTGGACACCTATGTCGTGGTCACCATCATGCGCGACATCATGAACGACGTCGGCATCCCGATTAACCAGCTGCAACGGATCACCTGGATCGTCACGATGTACCTGCTGGGCTACATCGCCGCGATGCCGCTGCTGGGCCGCGCCTCCGACCGGTTCGGCCGCAAGCTGCTGCTGCAGGTCAGCCTGGCCCTGTTCCTGATCGGTTCGGTGGTCACGGCGTTGGCCGGCGATTTCGGCAGCTTCCATGTACTGATCGCCGGCCGCACCGTCCAGGGCGTCGCCAGCGGCGCGTTGCTGCCGGTGACCCTTGCTCTGGGGGCTGACTTGTGGTCGCAGCGCACCCGCGCCGGTGTGCTCGGCGGGATCGGCGCCGCGCAGGAACTCGGCAGCGTGTTGGGCCCGCTGTACGGCATCTTCATCGTCTGGTTGCTGCACGAGTGGCAGTACGTGTTCTGGATCAACGTCCCGCTGACGCTGGTCGCCATGGCGATGATCCACTTCAGCCTGCCGGCACACGACCGCAGCGCCCAGCCGGAGAAGGTCGACCTGGTCGGCGGTGTGCTGCTGGCGATCGCGCTGGGACTCGCCGTCATCGGGCTCTACAATCCCAGCCCGGACGGCAAACAGGTGCTGCCTGACTACGGACCTCCCCTCTTGGTCGGGGCAGCCGTTGCCGCGGCGGCGTTCTTCGTCTGGGAACGGGTGGCGCGCACCCGGCTGATCGAGCCGGCCGGGGTGCAATTCCGGCCGTTCCTGTCCGCGCTGGGCGCGTCGGTCGCGGCGGGGGCGGCGCTGATGGTGACGCTGGTCAACGTGGAGCTGTTCGGTCAGGGCGTGCTGCAGATGGACCAGGGCCAAGCGGCCGGAATGCTGCTGTGGTTTCTGATCGCGCTGCCGATCGGGGCGGTGGCGGGCGGGTGGATCGCCACCAGGGCCGGCGACCGCGCGGTGACCTGCATCGGGCTGCTCATCGCGGCCGGCGGATATTGGCTGATTTCCTCCTGGCCGGTGGACCTGTTGGCCCACCGGCACCACATCCTCGGGCTGTTCACGGTGCCGGCGATGCGCACCGACCTGCTGGTGGCCGGTGTCGGCCTGGGGCTGGTGATCGGCCCGTTGTCGTCGGCCACGTTGCGGGTCGTCCCGGCGGCGCAGCACGGCATCGCCTCGGCGGCGGTGGTGGTGGCCCGGATGACCGGCATGTTGATCGGCGTGGCCGCGCTCAGCGCCTGGGGCTTGTACCGGTTCAACCAGATCCTGGCGGGGTTGTCGGCGGCGATTCCGCCCAACGCCACCCTGTTGGAACGCGCGGCCGCGATCGGGGCCCAGTACCAGAAGGCGTACGCGCTGATGTACGGGGAGATCTTCACGATCACCGCGATCGTGTGCGTGTTCGGCGCCGCGCTGGGCCTGTTGATCAGCGGCCGCAAGGAACACGCCGAGGAACCGCAGATCCGCGAGCGGCAGCCCGTCGCGCCCCCGGCGCGAGCCGCTACCGAGCCACCAGGCTGA
- a CDS encoding riboflavin synthase, translating into MFTGIVEELGEVTGREALADAARLIIRGPTVTADAGHGDSIAVNGVCLTVVDVLPDGQFSADVMAETLRRSNLGGLRPGSRVNLERAAALGSRLGGHIVQGHVDGTGVLVARTPSEHWDVVRIEMPASVARYVVEKGSITVDGISLTVSGLGADPRDWFEVSLIPTTRELTTLGPAPVGTRVNLEVDVLAKYVERLLQRPHDVVAET; encoded by the coding sequence ATGTTCACCGGAATTGTCGAGGAACTCGGCGAGGTGACCGGCCGGGAGGCCCTCGCCGACGCGGCCCGGCTGATCATCCGGGGCCCCACCGTCACCGCCGACGCCGGCCACGGCGATTCCATCGCCGTCAACGGGGTCTGCCTGACCGTTGTCGACGTGCTGCCCGACGGTCAATTCAGCGCCGACGTGATGGCCGAGACGCTGCGGCGATCCAATCTGGGCGGCCTGCGCCCGGGCAGCCGGGTGAACCTAGAGCGCGCCGCCGCCCTGGGCAGCCGGCTCGGCGGGCACATCGTGCAGGGACACGTGGATGGCACCGGCGTGCTGGTCGCGCGAACGCCGTCGGAGCACTGGGACGTGGTGCGCATCGAGATGCCGGCCTCGGTGGCTCGCTACGTCGTCGAGAAGGGGTCGATCACCGTCGACGGGATTTCCCTGACGGTGTCCGGGCTCGGCGCCGACCCCCGGGACTGGTTCGAGGTGTCGCTGATCCCGACGACCCGAGAGCTCACCACCTTGGGTCCTGCCCCGGTGGGCACCCGGGTGAACCTCGAGGTGGACGTGCTCGCCAAGTATGTCGAACGGCTGCTGCAGCGGCCGCATGACGTGGTCGCCGAGACCTAA
- a CDS encoding IS4 family transposase — translation MPRAGWRKPESDRRLSDLVSVGVLTRVFPPALVDEVIAEAGRTQQRHRSLPARVMAYFAIAMGLYSEGSYEDVLAQLTDGLAWASGWRERFRLPGKSAIFQARERLGSAPLAGLFTRVARPLAGPDTPGAWLAGRRLVAIDGTCLDVADTPANDEYFGRPGASKGEKAAFPQARIVGLAECGTHAVFAVQIGAYRDSESKLAEQLLGSLTAGMLLLADRGFFSYALWRKASAAGADLLWRVRTGWRAPEPVHVQDLPDGSWLAHLQPSTDRRSTPMLVRVIDYSIDDGRDNPTAYRLLTTLTDPGQAPAMELAAAYAQRWEIENTFDELKTHQRGPRIVLRSKSPDLVLQEIWGHLCCHYAIRALMTQAAEHAGHDPDRVSFTAALRITRQSVAQQGAFPP, via the coding sequence GTGCCTCGTGCGGGTTGGCGTAAGCCTGAGTCGGATCGTCGGTTGTCGGATTTGGTGTCGGTGGGGGTGCTAACGCGGGTGTTTCCGCCAGCGCTGGTCGATGAGGTGATCGCGGAGGCGGGTCGTACCCAACAGCGGCATCGGTCGCTGCCGGCGCGGGTGATGGCGTATTTCGCGATCGCGATGGGCCTGTATTCGGAGGGCTCGTATGAGGATGTGCTGGCCCAGCTCACCGATGGTCTGGCGTGGGCGTCGGGGTGGCGTGAGCGTTTCCGGTTGCCGGGTAAGTCGGCGATCTTTCAGGCTCGTGAGCGGCTGGGGTCGGCGCCGCTGGCGGGCTTGTTTACGCGGGTGGCCCGCCCGCTGGCCGGGCCGGACACGCCGGGGGCGTGGTTGGCCGGGCGGCGGTTGGTCGCTATCGACGGAACCTGTCTGGATGTGGCCGACACACCGGCCAATGACGAGTATTTCGGCCGGCCTGGAGCCAGCAAGGGTGAAAAGGCCGCCTTCCCCCAGGCTCGGATCGTTGGGCTGGCCGAGTGCGGCACACATGCGGTCTTTGCCGTGCAGATCGGGGCCTACCGCGATTCGGAGTCCAAACTCGCCGAACAACTGCTGGGCTCTTTGACTGCTGGGATGCTGCTGTTGGCTGATCGCGGGTTCTTCTCGTATGCGTTGTGGCGCAAGGCGTCTGCCGCCGGAGCCGATCTGTTGTGGCGGGTACGCACCGGGTGGCGCGCCCCGGAACCGGTCCATGTGCAAGACCTTCCCGACGGCTCCTGGCTGGCCCATCTGCAGCCCAGCACCGATCGTCGCAGTACCCCGATGCTGGTCCGCGTCATCGATTACAGCATCGACGACGGACGCGACAACCCTACCGCCTACCGGCTGCTGACCACGCTGACCGACCCAGGGCAGGCCCCGGCAATGGAGCTGGCCGCCGCCTACGCCCAGCGCTGGGAGATCGAGAACACCTTCGACGAGCTCAAAACCCACCAACGCGGACCACGGATCGTGCTGCGCTCGAAATCCCCCGACCTGGTCCTGCAGGAAATCTGGGGACACCTGTGCTGCCACTACGCCATCCGCGCCCTGATGACCCAGGCCGCCGAACACGCCGGACACGACCCCGACCGCGTCAGTTTCACCGCCGCGCTACGCATCACACGCCAATCCGTCGCCCAGCAGGGCGCTTTTCCCCCCTGA
- a CDS encoding PH domain-containing protein: protein MTAATDDWDVVVRPHWTPFFAYVAAFLIAAAHIAGGLLLKVGSSGVVFQTADQVALGGLGLVLAGAVLLFARPRLRVGPPGLCVRNLLGYRLIPWSEVAGVSFPSGSRWARIDLPEDEYIPVLAIQAVDKDRAVAAMDTVRSLLARYRPDLHAR from the coding sequence ATGACCGCCGCAACCGACGACTGGGACGTTGTGGTGCGGCCCCACTGGACGCCGTTCTTCGCCTACGTCGCAGCGTTTCTGATCGCGGCGGCGCATATCGCGGGGGGTCTGCTGCTCAAGGTCGGCTCCAGCGGGGTGGTCTTCCAGACCGCCGATCAAGTGGCGCTGGGCGGCCTGGGCCTGGTCCTGGCCGGCGCCGTGCTGTTGTTCGCGCGGCCGCGGCTACGGGTGGGTCCCCCCGGGCTTTGCGTGCGTAATCTGTTGGGCTACAGGCTGATCCCGTGGTCCGAGGTCGCGGGTGTGTCGTTTCCGTCCGGTAGCCGGTGGGCGCGCATCGATCTGCCCGAGGACGAGTACATCCCGGTGTTGGCGATCCAGGCCGTGGACAAGGACCGCGCGGTGGCCGCCATGGACACGGTGCGCTCGCTGTTGGCCCGGTATCGTCCGGATCTGCATGCCCGCTGA
- the rpe gene encoding ribulose-phosphate 3-epimerase, which produces MPPSPAGPLIAPSILAADFARLADEAAAVTGADWLHVDVMDGHFVPNLTIGLPVVESLLAATDIPMDCHLMIENPDRWAPPYAEAGAYNVTFHAEATDDPVAVARDIRAAGAKAGISVKPGTPLEPYLEILPHFDTLLVMSVEPGFGGQSFIPEVLGKVRTVRKMVDAGELTILVEIDGGINEDTIEQAAEAGVDCFVAGSAVYGAADPEAAVRALRRQAAAASAHLGL; this is translated from the coding sequence ATGCCCCCCAGCCCGGCCGGACCGCTGATCGCGCCATCGATCCTGGCCGCTGATTTCGCCAGGCTCGCCGACGAGGCGGCCGCCGTAACAGGCGCCGACTGGTTGCACGTCGACGTCATGGACGGCCACTTCGTGCCGAACCTGACGATCGGACTGCCGGTGGTGGAGAGCCTGCTGGCCGCCACCGACATCCCGATGGATTGCCATTTGATGATCGAGAACCCGGATCGGTGGGCACCGCCGTATGCCGAAGCGGGGGCCTACAACGTCACCTTCCACGCCGAGGCCACCGACGATCCGGTCGCGGTCGCCCGCGATATCCGGGCCGCCGGCGCCAAAGCTGGGATCAGCGTGAAGCCGGGGACCCCGCTGGAGCCGTACCTGGAAATCCTGCCGCACTTTGACACCCTGCTCGTCATGTCGGTCGAACCCGGCTTCGGCGGCCAGAGTTTCATCCCCGAGGTGCTGGGCAAGGTGCGTACAGTACGCAAGATGGTGGATGCGGGGGAGTTGACGATCCTGGTGGAAATCGACGGCGGCATCAACGAAGACACGATCGAGCAGGCCGCGGAGGCGGGTGTCGACTGCTTCGTCGCCGGATCGGCGGTCTACGGCGCGGCCGACCCGGAGGCCGCCGTGCGGGCATTGCGGCGCCAAGCCGCCGCCGCGTCCGCGCATCTGGGCCTGTGA
- the ribD gene encoding bifunctional diaminohydroxyphosphoribosylaminopyrimidine deaminase/5-amino-6-(5-phosphoribosylamino)uracil reductase RibD, with translation MNHQQNQLPNTPKSVNSIDAAMQLAIDHANRVKGSTYPNPPVGAVIVDPNGVVVGVGATGPAGSDHAEVVALRRAGGLAAGGIAVITLEPCNHYGKTPPCVNALLEARVGTVIYAVADPNPMAAGGAARLASAGVHVRSGVLADRVAAGPLREWLHKQRTGLPHVTWKYATSIDGRSAAADGSSQWISSEAARADLHRRRALADAIVVGTGTVLADDPALTARLPDGSLAPQQPLRVVVGMRDLPPEARVLNDDSRTMVIRTHDPVEVLRALADRTDVLLEGGPTLAGAFLRAGAINRILAYVAPILLGGPVTAVDDVGVSSIAHALRWQFDSVEQVGPDLLLSLVAR, from the coding sequence ATGAACCATCAGCAGAACCAACTGCCGAACACGCCCAAGTCGGTCAACAGCATCGACGCCGCGATGCAGTTGGCCATCGACCACGCCAACAGGGTCAAGGGCAGCACCTACCCCAACCCGCCGGTCGGGGCCGTCATCGTGGACCCCAACGGCGTGGTCGTCGGCGTCGGCGCCACCGGTCCGGCCGGCAGCGACCACGCCGAGGTGGTGGCGCTGCGGCGGGCCGGCGGCTTGGCCGCGGGCGGCATCGCGGTGATCACCCTGGAGCCGTGCAACCACTACGGCAAGACGCCGCCCTGCGTGAACGCGCTGCTGGAGGCCAGGGTGGGGACGGTGATTTACGCCGTCGCCGACCCCAACCCGATGGCCGCCGGCGGCGCCGCCCGGCTGGCCTCGGCCGGGGTGCATGTGCGGTCCGGCGTGCTGGCCGATCGGGTGGCGGCCGGACCGCTGCGGGAGTGGCTGCACAAGCAACGGACCGGGCTGCCGCACGTGACGTGGAAATACGCCACCAGCATCGACGGCCGCAGCGCCGCGGCCGACGGCTCGAGCCAGTGGATCTCCAGCGAGGCCGCGCGCGCGGACCTGCATCGCCGTCGCGCCCTCGCCGACGCGATCGTGGTCGGCACCGGCACGGTGCTGGCCGACGACCCGGCCCTGACCGCCCGGCTGCCCGACGGCTCGCTGGCCCCGCAGCAGCCGCTGCGGGTGGTGGTGGGGATGCGCGACCTACCGCCGGAAGCCCGGGTGCTCAACGACGATTCGCGCACCATGGTGATCCGCACCCACGACCCCGTGGAAGTGCTCCGGGCGTTGGCCGACCGCACCGACGTGCTGCTGGAGGGCGGGCCCACCCTGGCCGGCGCCTTCCTGCGGGCCGGAGCGATCAACCGGATCCTGGCCTATGTCGCGCCGATCCTGCTCGGCGGGCCGGTCACCGCGGTCGACGACGTCGGGGTGTCCAGCATCGCGCACGCGTTGCGCTGGCAGTTCGACAGCGTCGAGCAGGTCGGCCCGGATCTGCTGCTCAGCCTGGTGGCTCGGTAG
- the uvrC gene encoding excinuclease ABC subunit UvrC, whose translation MPDPATYRPAPGSIPVEPGVYRFRDSRGRVIYVGKAKSLRSRLTSYFADVANLQPRTRQMVTTAAKVEWTVANTEVEALQLEYNWIKEFDPRFNVRYRDDKTYPVLAVTLNDEFPRLMVYRGPRRKGVRYFGPYSHAWAIRETLDLLTRVFPARTCSVGVFKRHKQIDRPCLLGYIDKCSAPCVGRVSAEQHRQIVDDFCDFLSGKTDRYARELEQRMTAAAEQLDFERAARLRDDLSALKRAMEKQAVVLGDGTDADVVAFADDDLEAAVQVFHVRGGRVRGQRGWIVEKPGDPGDSGTQLVEQFLTQFYGEQAELDLQTGQAADGSATPVPREVLVPCLPSNADELADWLSGLRGSRVVLRVPRRGDKRALAETVQRNAKEALQQHKLKRAGDFNARSAALRSIQDALGLADAPLRIECVDVSHVQGTDVVGSLVVFEDGLPRKSDYRHFGIREAAGQGRSDDVACIAEVTRRRFLRHLQDSNMPAPDGKSRRFGYPPNLYVVDGGAPQVNAASAVLDELGITDVAVIGLAKRLEEIWVPSEPDPVIMPRNCEGLYLLQRVRDEAHRFAITYHRSKRSKRMTASALDSVPGLGEHRRKALVTHFGSIARLREATVEQITAVPGIGVATATAVLEALRPNTTGASQ comes from the coding sequence GTGCCAGATCCCGCGACGTATCGCCCCGCGCCCGGGTCCATCCCGGTCGAGCCGGGCGTGTACCGATTCCGGGATTCGCGCGGGCGTGTCATCTACGTCGGCAAGGCCAAGAGCCTGCGCAGCCGCCTGACGTCCTATTTCGCCGACGTCGCGAACCTGCAACCGCGGACCCGGCAGATGGTGACCACCGCGGCCAAGGTCGAGTGGACGGTGGCCAACACCGAGGTCGAGGCGTTGCAGCTGGAATACAACTGGATCAAGGAATTCGATCCGCGCTTCAACGTCCGCTACCGCGACGACAAGACGTATCCGGTGCTGGCCGTCACGCTCAACGACGAGTTTCCCCGGTTGATGGTCTATCGCGGCCCGCGGCGCAAAGGCGTGCGCTATTTCGGGCCCTATTCGCACGCCTGGGCCATCCGGGAAACGCTGGATCTGCTCACCCGGGTCTTCCCGGCGCGAACCTGCTCGGTGGGAGTGTTCAAGCGGCACAAGCAGATCGATCGCCCCTGCCTGCTCGGCTACATCGACAAGTGCTCGGCGCCGTGTGTCGGCAGGGTCAGCGCCGAGCAACATCGCCAGATCGTGGACGACTTCTGCGACTTTCTGTCCGGCAAGACCGACCGCTACGCCCGCGAACTGGAGCAGCGGATGACCGCCGCGGCCGAGCAACTCGACTTCGAGCGGGCCGCCCGGCTGCGCGATGACCTGTCCGCGTTGAAGCGGGCAATGGAAAAGCAAGCTGTGGTGCTCGGCGACGGCACCGACGCCGACGTGGTGGCATTTGCCGACGACGACCTGGAAGCCGCGGTGCAAGTGTTTCACGTCCGTGGCGGCCGGGTTCGTGGCCAGCGTGGTTGGATCGTCGAAAAGCCCGGAGATCCGGGCGATTCCGGCACCCAGTTGGTCGAGCAGTTCCTGACGCAGTTCTACGGCGAACAGGCCGAACTGGACCTCCAAACCGGCCAAGCCGCTGACGGTTCCGCCACCCCGGTGCCGCGTGAGGTGCTGGTGCCGTGTCTGCCGTCCAACGCCGACGAGCTGGCCGACTGGCTGTCCGGTCTGCGCGGCTCACGGGTGGTGCTGCGGGTGCCGCGCCGCGGGGACAAGCGGGCGCTGGCCGAAACCGTGCAACGCAACGCGAAAGAGGCGCTGCAGCAACATAAGCTGAAGCGGGCCGGTGACTTCAATGCCAGATCCGCTGCGCTGCGCAGCATTCAGGACGCTCTCGGCCTGGCCGATGCGCCGCTGAGGATCGAGTGCGTCGATGTCAGCCATGTGCAGGGCACCGATGTGGTGGGCTCGTTGGTGGTGTTCGAGGACGGCCTGCCGCGCAAGTCGGACTACCGTCACTTCGGGATCCGGGAGGCCGCCGGGCAGGGGCGCTCCGACGATGTGGCCTGCATCGCGGAGGTGACCCGGCGCCGGTTCTTGCGGCACCTACAGGACTCGAATATGCCTGCGCCGGACGGTAAGTCGCGCCGGTTTGGCTACCCGCCCAACCTGTATGTCGTGGACGGCGGTGCCCCGCAAGTCAATGCGGCCAGCGCGGTCCTTGATGAGCTCGGCATCACCGATGTCGCGGTGATCGGGCTGGCCAAGCGGCTGGAGGAGATCTGGGTGCCGTCCGAGCCGGACCCGGTCATCATGCCGCGCAACTGCGAGGGACTGTATCTGCTGCAGCGGGTGCGTGACGAGGCACACCGATTCGCCATCACCTACCATCGCAGCAAGCGATCCAAGCGGATGACGGCCTCGGCGCTGGACTCGGTGCCGGGATTGGGAGAGCATCGCCGCAAGGCGCTGGTCACCCACTTCGGGTCGATTGCCCGCCTGAGGGAGGCCACCGTCGAGCAGATCACCGCCGTTCCGGGTATCGGCGTGGCCACCGCCACCGCGGTCCTGGAAGCGTTGCGACCGAACACAACCGGAGCGTCGCAATGA
- a CDS encoding bifunctional 3,4-dihydroxy-2-butanone-4-phosphate synthase/GTP cyclohydrolase II — MTRLDSVERAVADIAAGKAVIVIDDEDRENEGDLIFAAEKATPEMVAFMVRYTSGYLCVPLDGAICDRLGLLPMYAVNQDKHGTAYTVTVDAKNGVGTGISASDRATTMRLLADPTSVADDFTRPGHVVPLRAKDGGVLRRPGHTEAAVDLARLAGLQPAGAICEIVSQKDEGAMAQTDELRVFADEHGLALITIADLIEWRRKHEKHIERVAEARIPTRHGEFRAIGYTSIYEDVEHVALVRGEIAGPNADGDDVLVRVHSECLTGDVFGSRRCDCGPQLDAAMAMVAREGRGVVLYMRGHEGRGIGLMHKLQAYQLQDAGADTVDANLRLGLPADARDYGIGAQILVDLGVRSMRLLTNNPAKRVGLDGYGLHIIERVPLPVRANADNIRYLLTKRDKMGHDLAGLDDFGDLQESVHLPGEFGGAL, encoded by the coding sequence ATGACGAGGTTGGACTCCGTCGAGCGGGCGGTTGCCGACATTGCGGCGGGCAAGGCCGTCATCGTCATCGACGATGAGGACCGGGAGAACGAGGGTGACCTGATCTTCGCCGCCGAGAAGGCGACGCCGGAGATGGTGGCCTTCATGGTTCGCTACACCTCGGGATACCTGTGCGTGCCGTTGGACGGCGCGATCTGCGACCGGTTGGGCCTGTTACCGATGTACGCGGTCAACCAGGACAAGCACGGCACCGCCTATACCGTGACCGTCGATGCGAAAAATGGTGTGGGGACAGGTATTTCGGCCTCTGACCGGGCGACCACGATGCGGTTGCTGGCCGATCCGACCAGTGTCGCCGACGATTTCACCCGCCCCGGTCACGTGGTGCCGTTGCGGGCCAAGGACGGCGGTGTGCTGCGCCGGCCGGGCCACACGGAGGCCGCCGTGGATCTGGCCCGGCTGGCCGGGCTGCAACCCGCGGGCGCGATCTGCGAGATCGTCAGTCAGAAGGACGAGGGCGCGATGGCCCAGACCGACGAGTTGCGGGTCTTCGCCGATGAGCATGGCCTGGCGCTGATTACCATCGCCGACCTGATCGAGTGGCGGCGCAAACACGAGAAGCACATCGAGCGCGTCGCCGAGGCCCGGATTCCCACCCGGCACGGGGAGTTCCGCGCCATCGGCTACACCAGCATCTACGAGGACGTGGAACACGTCGCGCTGGTTCGCGGTGAGATCGCCGGGCCGAACGCCGACGGCGACGACGTGTTGGTGCGGGTGCACTCGGAGTGCTTGACCGGTGACGTGTTTGGCTCGCGTCGCTGCGATTGCGGGCCCCAGCTAGACGCCGCGATGGCCATGGTCGCCCGGGAGGGGCGCGGGGTGGTGCTCTACATGCGCGGCCACGAGGGCCGCGGCATCGGCCTGATGCACAAACTGCAGGCCTACCAGCTGCAAGACGCCGGCGCCGACACCGTGGACGCCAACCTCAGGCTTGGGCTGCCGGCCGATGCACGGGATTACGGCATCGGTGCGCAGATCCTCGTCGACCTGGGGGTGCGTTCGATGCGGCTGTTGACCAACAACCCGGCCAAACGGGTTGGGCTGGATGGGTACGGGCTGCACATCATCGAGCGGGTGCCGCTGCCGGTGCGGGCCAACGCCGACAACATCCGCTACCTGTTGACCAAACGCGACAAGATGGGCCACGACCTGGCCGGGCTGGACGATTTCGGTGATCTCCAGGAATCCGTCCACCTGCCGGGCGAATTCGGCGGTGCTTTGTGA